The genomic window CTTGATGATGAGTGGCAAGGTTTTCAAATTGCCCTGTGCCACCATTTCACCTAGCTCGTCAAAGGTAGCTTTCGTACTTTTACTCAATTCTTTTTGACGCAGATATAATGCTCGTTTTTGTGCGTATTCCCTCGCCACAGCGTCATTTTCCACGCTTAGAAGCATCGCACCAGCTTGTGGCACGAGCGACAGCCCGGTAACCACAGCTACACCAGAGGGATAAAGCTCCTTAATGTTCTGTCCCCTATCATCAAGTAATGCCCTCACTCGCCCAAAAGCAGTATCCGCAACAACCGAATCCCCAAGCTTAAGCACACCATTTTGCACGATGATAGTTGCCACAGGTCCGCGCCCCTTTTCCAAACTCGCTTCAAGTACAATTGCCTTTGCTTGTCCTTGTTGTGTGGCTTTGAGTTCAAGCACTTCGGCTTGAATAAGGATTGTTTCAAGCAGATTCTCAACGCCCTTACCTGTTTTGGCAGAAATAGGGATAAATTCATATTCTCCACCCCATTCATTTGGTGTGAATCCAAGCTCGGCGCACTCGGCTTTGAGCTTATCGGGATTGGCATTTTCTTTATCCATTTTATTCATCGCGATGATGATTTGCACATTAGCGGCTTTGGCGTGATTAAGTGCTTCAATAGTTTGCTGTTTTACGCCATCATCGGCAGCAATTACAATAATGGCAATGTCTGTTACTTGTGCGCCTCTGCTTCGCATTTGTGTGAAAGCTTCGTGTCCGGGCGTATCGATAAAACTAATTTTTTTGTTATTTTTTTCCACCATATACGCGCCGATATGCTGGGTAATACCCCCTGCTTCACCGCTTGCCACGCGTGAATTACGAATATAGTCAAGCAATGAAGTTTTCCCGTGATCTACGTGTCCCATAATCGTAACAACAGGAGGGCGTTCAAATTCTGGTGTGTCGCCTTGACTAGAAGATTCTAATCCCTCGTGTGGATTCACATCTTGGATTGAAATCTCAAGCTCAAATTCCTCACTTAGAATCTCAATCGCGTCTCTATCCAAAAAGTCATTTTTTGTCGCCATTACACCGAGATTAAATAGCACCTTTATCACATCTTTGAGTTCGGCATTGATGAGTTCGGCAAACTCATATACGCGTATTTCCTCGGGAATAGAAATAGGACCTTTTACCTTGTCCGTATTTTTCACAATCTTAGGTGGTTTGCGCCTCTTACCCCCACGCTTAATGCTCCCCTCGTTCATCCACGGATTCTTACGATGTATCTGCACCCGCTCGGTAATTGCTTGGCGGATTTGGTTTCTCTCCTCCTCATCACGCACTTGTGTTTCATTCAGGTCAAAAAGCACAATCTCATCTTGCTCATCATCGTAGCTAGATGCAATATCTCTATTATCGAGAATGTGAATCTTTTGATCCGTGTGTTTATGGGCGACTTTGGGCTTTAGCTTGTCTTTTTTCTGTCGTTTTTGCTCCCCATTGGCACTATCGGCTAGAAGTTCCTTATAGCTTAGCGTGGGCTTTTTGACTTCCTCTTTTTTAGATTCTGTTTGTGGCTCCTCCACTTTGTTTCTACGCACAATGCGTAAACCCTTTTTGGGTTCCATAGGCTTAATACTTGTATCTAGCTCTATGTTAGGGGCTTGTTGCTCTGGTGTAGTGTCCTCATTGTGGGGTTGTGTTTTTGTTTCTATTTCTATTCTTTTCTCTGCCTGTTCTTTGGTTTGTTTGGTGCTTTTACTACTTGTTTTTTTAGTAGTCTTTGTTACCTTATTCTTGCTCTCTTTGCTTTCTTTTGATTCTTTAGAGTCTTTGTTCCCCTTAGTCGCACTCTCTTTGCTTTCTTTTTGCTCCGGCTCTTGTGTGGGGATTGGATTCACACCTGTGGTCATATATTCAAGCAGCCAACCTGCTTCTTCCATTGTGATAGAGCTTGAGGCTGTTTTGACTTTCAAGCCCATTTCTTTAGCTATTTTAAAAGCATCACCTGCTTTTTTACCAACCTCGCTTGCTACATCGGCTAACCTTACTTTTTCCATAGATTCCATATCTCCTTTATATGTTCTATCTGTTCTTCATTGACTTGTAGTTTATTCATCTTGATGACTATTTGAAATGTTTTGGGTTGCGCTAGGCACTCCTCACACACATAAAAACTTCGCCCC from Helicobacter typhlonius includes these protein-coding regions:
- the infB gene encoding translation initiation factor IF-2; translated protein: MEKVRLADVASEVGKKAGDAFKIAKEMGLKVKTASSSITMEEAGWLLEYMTTGVNPIPTQEPEQKESKESATKGNKDSKESKESKESKNKVTKTTKKTSSKSTKQTKEQAEKRIEIETKTQPHNEDTTPEQQAPNIELDTSIKPMEPKKGLRIVRRNKVEEPQTESKKEEVKKPTLSYKELLADSANGEQKRQKKDKLKPKVAHKHTDQKIHILDNRDIASSYDDEQDEIVLFDLNETQVRDEEERNQIRQAITERVQIHRKNPWMNEGSIKRGGKRRKPPKIVKNTDKVKGPISIPEEIRVYEFAELINAELKDVIKVLFNLGVMATKNDFLDRDAIEILSEEFELEISIQDVNPHEGLESSSQGDTPEFERPPVVTIMGHVDHGKTSLLDYIRNSRVASGEAGGITQHIGAYMVEKNNKKISFIDTPGHEAFTQMRSRGAQVTDIAIIVIAADDGVKQQTIEALNHAKAANVQIIIAMNKMDKENANPDKLKAECAELGFTPNEWGGEYEFIPISAKTGKGVENLLETILIQAEVLELKATQQGQAKAIVLEASLEKGRGPVATIIVQNGVLKLGDSVVADTAFGRVRALLDDRGQNIKELYPSGVAVVTGLSLVPQAGAMLLSVENDAVAREYAQKRALYLRQKELSKSTKATFDELGEMVAQGNLKTLPLIIKADTQGSLEAIKANVEKMSNDEVRVNVIGFGVGGISESDISLCATSDNSVILGFNVRPTGSVKAKAKELGVEIKTYSVIYNLFDDIKALLGGLMSPVIEEENTGQAEVRETFNIPKVGTVAGCMVVDGSIQRGIKVRLIRDGVVVHTGAITSLKRFKDDVKEVSKGYECGIMLENYNDIKIGDVFETYKEIAKNKTL
- a CDS encoding DUF448 domain-containing protein translates to MPKQTRMCIKCRGRFQQKELLRLQNINYSLCEFSGKGRSFYVCEECLAQPKTFQIVIKMNKLQVNEEQIEHIKEIWNLWKK